The stretch of DNA atacatatttttcttgAATAAACCAAAGCTCATGCAAGAATTTCTTCAACCAAATCAACTCTTGTCATGCTTCAGTAATGGCAATGAACTCAGCCTCAGTTGTAGACAATGCTACATATTTCTGTAATCTAGACTGCCAAACCACAACTccatttgcaaaatttaatcaTGTAGCCTGAAGTTGACTTTCTCGAGTCAATATCTCCAACTATATCTGAGTCGGAGTACTCCACCAAAATAAGTTTGTCACCTCCAAAACAAAGCCTCATACATGTAGTACCACGAAGAtacctcaaaatccattttACAGCATTCCAATGCTCTCTACCTGGATTTGACAAAAATCTACTGACTGTACCAACATCATGCGCAATATCTGGTATTGTAAACCTTGGAGACCTTGAGTTACTCTCAATTTTCACTCTAAAGATCCACCGGTTTTCCAAAGCCCTTTTGCCTTTTGGCAATTTCACCAAATCATAAGTGTGATTATCGTGCAAGGATTTCATCTCATCATGCATTGCACCCAACCACTTTTGACTTTCTTCATTCTCCATTGCCTCTTTAAAACACTTAGGTTCCCCTTCATCAATCAAATTCACATACTCGTCAGAACCATACCTTGTAGATGGTTGTCTCTGCTTCTTAGACCTCCTGAGTTGGGTTAGAGATAATTCAGAAGCATCACTTAGATTCCCATCGTGTGATAACTCATGATCTTCACTAGTTAGAATATTTACCTCATTTCTAAGTTGATGATCATTAACACAATCATGTGGCTCATCATTCTCAACAATACCATCACTAATATCCAAATCAAGAACATGTGACCGAACTGGATCACCATCAGCTAAGACGTAATTTCTCTAAGGTGTAGTCTTCTCCAccttatcaatgtcttcaatagTTTGGTCTTCCAAGAACACTACATCACGACTTCTGATAACCTTTTTATTTATAGGATCATACAACTTGTAGCCGAATTCATCCTCACCATAGCCGATGAAGATACACTGCTTTGACTTTGcatccaatttggatttttcatCCTTCGGAACATGCACAAAAGTCTTGCAACCAAAGACTATCAAGTGATCATACTTGACATTCTTGCCAAACGATACCTTATTTGGTACTTCACTATTCAAACCAACAGTAGGAGTAAGATTAATAACATGCACCGCCGTGTACAGTGCCTCACCCCAATAATGTTTAGGCAACTTAGCTTCAGAAAGCATACACCTCACTATCTCAACAAGTGTTCGATTCATCCTCTCTGCCAAACCATTTAGCTGAGGGTTTTATGAGGAGTCTTTTCATGTGCTATACCTTGCTGTTTGCAATAGACATCAAAGGGTTAACAATACTCACCAACGTTGTCACTACGAACACGTTTCAGCTTCTTGCTTGTCTGCGTCTCAAATAAAGCATGAAATTGTTTCAATTTCTCCAACACTTGGTCTTTTGTCTTCAGAACATAGACCCATAGTTTCCTAGAACAattatcaataaaagtaacaaaataaagtgCACCACTAAAATATTTTACCTTTAAAGGGCCACAGATGTCAGAATGCACCAACTGAAGCAACTATGACTTTCTAGAGGGGGGATGCCTTTTGAAGGATACTTTAGTCTGTTTACCAATCATGCAGTGAGAAGATTTCTCCAAATCTACGTTCTTCAATCCTGGAAGCACATCCTTTCTAGCTAAGCAATTTAACCCCTTTTCACTAATATGGCTAAGCCTTCGATGCCACAAAGATGATTTCATATCTACAGCATTCACACTGTCTTTTGCAACCAAAGCTTTTGTCCAATACAATTTACAAATTTTCTCCTCTCTAGCCACAACCAAGTTACCTTTACTGAGTTTCCACTTTCCAGAAGCAAAATGATTATCAAAACCACTTTTATCAAGCATATGCACAGAGATCAAATTGAAGTGAACATCTAGAGCATGTTTGACTCCTTTAAGCAACAATTGCATTCCCGTGTTGGTTTGCAAGCATACATCACCAACACCAATTACCTTAGATACACCATTATTATCTATCTTCAAAACTCCAAAGTCACATGAAGTATAAGATGTGAAGAACTCCTTCCTCGATGTAACATGCAGTGTAGCACCACTATCAATTATCCATATGCTCTCATCAGATACAAGATTAATTCACTCATAGTCACGGAGAATAACAAGATCATCACTAGTAGAAGTAGTAACACAGTCATCATCAGTATCATCATCACGACCCCTTTGTTTCTGCATAACCTTCTTGCACTTGTTCTCCGTTTTCCACATAAAACAATTCTTTTGTATGTGCCTTGTTCTATGAAAATAATGACACTCAATATTTTTGTATCTAGACTTGGACTTGCTTCTGCTATTTTCTCTACCACCATTCGGTTCTTTTTCTGACTTGTCCCTTATTTTCAGTGACTAGAACTTCAGATTAAGATGAAGAACCATGTGTCTTCCTTCTCATCTCCTTATTCAAGACATCATCCTTAGCCGTTTCCAAAGAAAAAGCACCATTAGGAGTTGAACTCGTTATAGAAACCCGAAATGTTTCCCAAGACTCTGGTAAAGATAATAGTAAAAATAGTCCCAATAGCTCATCATCAAACTTGATACCCATTCCAGACATTTGATCAAGGAGCCCCAAAAATTCACTCAAGTGGTCCGAAATAGACGTTCCCTCCTTATACTTCAAACTTATGAAACTATTCagtaagaataatttattattcccTGATTTAGAGGCAAACAAAGTCTCTATCTTATCCCACATAGTTTTTGCATCTGTCTCATTAGCAATATGATTATAAACATTATCTTCTACATATTGCCTAATAAAACCACATACCTGTTGATGTTCAAAATCCCATTCTTCCGTAGATTTATCAATCaactttttagaaaaaaaaagtagaaagatgcattttcttcacaaataaaaaaatctttcaTCTTGCCCTTCCACAAATGCTAATTAGTACCATTCAAGCACACCATCtttatttagaataattttgacaatttcaCATTAGACTGACCCAATACATTTATTTTGGTATGAAGGtagtaattttcaaaaatagcACTAACATTTTGGGTCAAATAATTTGATGgtcaaaataagataaaataagatatatgataaacaaaaactaatgttaaatttattaacaaaaaagaGTATCTTAAAGTTGATGTGATCCATTGCTATATAAACCCTAAGCCCCGGGTAGATTATAACACACTTACAAAACTTCTAAGACTTTTTGAGCCAAATCCTGATGTGTTAGAAGCATTAAAAGGTTCAGGTATAAAAGTAAGTCTTGGAACAAGAAATGATGATGTTAAAGTGATAGCATCAAGTGTAAGTGCTGCTAACCAATGGGTAAATACCAATATTGCCCCTTACAGTCAAGTAAATTTCACATGGATTGTACTAGGAAATGAAATTATTCCAGGTGCGGAAGGAGCTTTTGCTACACAAGCTATGCAAAACATGAAAGAAGCATTAATTTCAATTGGATTAACTAACACTAAAGTTACCACATCATTTTTTTTGGCTGGactacacacacacacactattcatttaagtgttttatttttattgaatttagcttttgaattgtattattgattactaataatgaatttttatgaaaaaaaggCATAGGTGTGAATTATGGGAGGAATGGTGACAATCTTCCATCCCCACAAAATGTTATAAGCCTTTACAAGAAATGTGGGATAAAACTTCTAAGACTTTTTGAGCCAAATCCTGATGTATTAGAAGCATTAAAAGGTTCAGGTATAGAAGTAAGTCTTGGAACAAGAAATGATGATGTTAAAGTGATAGCATCAAGTGTAAGTGCTGCTAACCAATGGGTAAATACCAATATTGCCCCTTACAGTCAAGTAAATTTCACATGGATTGTACTAGGAAATGAAATTATTCCAGGTGCGGAAGGAGTTTTTGCTACACAAGCTATGCAAAACATGAAAGAAGCATTAATTTCAATTGGATTAACTAACACTAAAGTTACCACATCATTTTTTTTGGCTGGACTTGCATCCTCTTACCCTCCATCTGCAGGGGCATTTACTGATGAGGTTGCAGAAGTAATGAAAGATGTTACAGCTTTTTTGCTACAAAATGATGCACCCCTTATGGCCAATGTGTACCCTTATTTCCCTTATGCATCTAATCCAGCAGAAATTAAATTGGATTAtgcattatttcaatcaaaagTGGCTCCAGTAACTGATGGTAGCTTGAAATATGATAATCTTTTTGATGCAATGGTTGATGCAGTTTATTCCGCATTAGAAAAAATTGATGCAGGGAATGTTTCTTTGGTTATTGGAGAAACTGGCTGGCCTACTGCAGGGAATGGAGCTATTACAAATACTGAAAATGCAAAGgcatataattcaaatttgatAAAACATGTGGAGAGTGGTGTGGGGACACCAAAAAGACCAGGACAAAATATTGATGTTTTTATATTTGCAATGTTTAATGAAAATCTCAAGGCTGCAGGTGTTGAGCAAAATTGGGGTCTTTTTTATCCTAATACGACTGCTGTTTATCCACTTTTACAATGTTAATTGTAAATCATACACTACATTCATTTATGTTCTACACTTCGATTTCAATTTCGAATTATATTGTACCAAATAAACCACTTTCATCCTATtaatacaatattattattattattattctctttttgtttttctcttagtttttttttttttttatcttccttTGATGTTAATTGAAAGAGGTAAATTCTAATGTTTGAGGTGAATCTAATTactaataaacaaatattaaaagaaagtaAAACATTCATTTATTTGTTCAATCATGATTCAATTCAGTTTAATTGAATGAAAGTTCAAATACATTGAAGCAACTAATGACTAGCAAATTAATGAAATCAGTTGACCTTAAATTACCCTTTTGATcctgtttttaaaataaataactattgtAATAAGTTTTCAAGGAaagtcaattttattaaatataaattaaacttgtctgactttgtaaatttttctaagctaataatatatcaaaattaaactaaaaggAGATTAGatatgattaattattttacaccaataatgtaaaaaaattaaaattttaaagtgtaatttctaaattttaatgcTTGTATTATGAACCCAATATAAAACTATGTAAAAGTTAGAGGTTTAGCTTTAAATAAATCTTCACAAGCCACCGATAAGATAcatatcattaaaattaaataaatcttcACAAGCCACCGATAAGATAcatatcattaaaattaaatatttattaataatttaataattatgattaattgatattattaaaaaataattacactCTTAGTTtgtatcaatcaaatccaaatttTAATACCTAAATTTCGAATTTATAAGTTagaaagaaatttaaaaatatatattcactttatctacattttggttttttattctTGAAATTCGAAATTGACTTTAAACTTTGAATCTCGAATTTAGTCACGATGACTGACCTAAGAGGAAACattgtttgtaaattattaaaagtttccTCATTTCCTATCTCTAAATTACTATGTAAAGAAAGATATGACTATTTTTTTGCtttaataagatataaaatgTATTGGCCAAGAAGTTGTTTTATAAggacataaatttattttatactgTTTAAAAAAGTTTAACGAAATTATGTTGAAAAACTAGCTAAATGGTTATTGGGTTgtcataaaatattcaaaatgaaataataaaggaaatataaaatttgaagatgtgtttaatattgatttaaacTATTGttattctttaaataaaaaaaatcaatcataaaAGTCTATAGTTTTAGTcaatttctcatattttttaactaaaaaaattaatgattttatatattttaaatgatgtagtATTCGATTTCATGATATATAACAAtttagatacattaattattcctatattattaactaaataaataaaaattaaaagttaagtttttagatCAATTTCATGCATGTTTATCATTCTACATTATTGTATtgtatgttatattatttaaatcacGTCACATCGtcatttttaagttaaaaaatctCAACGATGAGTGAAAACtgacatatattaaaataggataccaatttcataaattgataaaaatagaaaaataaaaactacaattaaatcaaCTATAACAAGGATAGTATTAAAAGATGATGTCCTTAGTTGTAAAAATGGTCACATTAAGTCGTACTATTCACATCGTGTATAATTGGTTTCTAGATCTAAACATTCGAATTAAGAAACAGattaattgataaatttgtGTGTTGTGACTATGGATGAGAATATGTTAAGtcgtccgtcaggggcctatggtctGACCTGCTTATGGTatagtctgacctatttaataaaaaggctagctcaaactatttttgaaatgtatatatttaaataagtcaAACTCTCtgacttataaaaaaacttattaggCCTGTCAGACTGgcctctatatatatatatatatatatatatattatttattaatgttattttctattattatattaataatattatttcctattttaaattttatcaattagttAATCATTCGTTAGTCATTCtatattcggtagtcgttctatatttggtagtcgttctaTATTCGGTAGTTATTCAATtagatatgaaaaaaaaataaaagtaaaaatttcaTTACAATTAATACCaaaactattatttataaaataaaataaattctataacaatcaaagaaaatatttcaatttaataaattataaatattatatttttattctctttcaTTGAATTTTAAAGATTTGTTTGTTATAGGCTATATAAAGATAATTTTGGTGTTCATTAGTTTAGAGATTAatttttagagattttaaaaatagttgagtgtccatttctcaaaatattattaaaataatagtgttttaagaaaaataaatttgtaataccttttgaataaaaaaattaaaatctgaaaataatctaaaaaccGCTTAGAATGAGAGGTTGTTTTGAGTAGcttcttataaaaattattagtttttaaatgatttttttataaaaaaaataattaattttcattaggttgaacaaatataaaatagttcaagttatattaaaatatatataacaaataatcttaatatatttagtttttgtttattataataattttaaaaaaaatatgaaaaataatttttgagagaaactattcaaaataatttctgGTTCAAagcatttaatatttatatttttttaacatattatgatttattttaaaaataaatctataacaaaatatgataaactctaaaaagttattattatttttttagaaaaaaatgcTATTCTTTTTAGAAAGTCATAGCAAAAAGATTTTAAGTTAATGtgttaaaattgattatttttatttaattgacaaTTCAAAATGACTTTACTTTGTTGATCCatataaattaaactcttttttagacactaaaataatatataatcatctttttttttcttcttttcgcCTTTCTTTTCTTGCCTCCGTCTTTCTTTCTTcaactaaataatatataaaaaaaaaaaaaaaaattcatctttctttcttcaactaaataatatataaaaaaaaaaaaaaaaattcatctttctttcttcaactaaataatatgtaaaaaaaaattaagaattaagttgtctcaatttaatttttttaaagagtaaaaattatttttatttttttcaaaaactaatttaaattttttaatttcttttatctttatttttctaaaatggGTATTTTCTTTATTGTAACAAAACAAATCGAATTTCAACACAAATCGAATAAGttgtcaaattatttttcttatgtttggtgcattattaatatcattaatataataaaatatattatattgaagatgatggaaataatattaattaaattatacaattagatggaaaaaaaaatatattaaaaattagaatagTCAATTATTTTGAGACGTATAACGTTTCTATGAACAtcaatacatcaattttttaaaagatttggACATTTATTAGTAAATgccattaattaattttttttaacacaataaGTGTcacctttaaaaaaatcaaaa from Cicer arietinum cultivar CDC Frontier isolate Library 1 chromosome 3, Cicar.CDCFrontier_v2.0, whole genome shotgun sequence encodes:
- the LOC101494760 gene encoding glucan endo-1,3-beta-glucosidase-like, encoding MKPRVDYNTLTKLLRLFEPNPDVLEALKGSGIKVSLGTRNDDVKVIASSVSAANQWVNTNIAPYSQVNFTWIVLGNEIIPGIGVNYGRNGDNLPSPQNVISLYKKCGIKLLRLFEPNPDVLEALKGSGIEVSLGTRNDDVKVIASSVSAANQWVNTNIAPYSQVNFTWIVLGNEIIPGAEGVFATQAMQNMKEALISIGLTNTKVTTSFFLAGLASSYPPSAGAFTDEVAEVMKDVTAFLLQNDAPLMANVYPYFPYASNPAEIKLDYALFQSKVAPVTDGSLKYDNLFDAMVDAVYSALEKIDAGNVSLVIGETGWPTAGNGAITNTENAKAYNSNLIKHVESGVGTPKRPGQNIDVFIFAMFNENLKAAGVEQNWGLFYPNTTAVYPLLQC